A region of Vitis riparia cultivar Riparia Gloire de Montpellier isolate 1030 chromosome 12, EGFV_Vit.rip_1.0, whole genome shotgun sequence DNA encodes the following proteins:
- the LOC117927240 gene encoding uncharacterized protein LOC117927240 has product MASLETIDGDAPAVELIVCDASSSDSAANSVGSEEIEPLLAVSEKPKINIFSVSYSRRKPREQVTKSAEDASFTQFILWAWSGSRCSGLLCMALSSTIYCIMEALSDIFSAQSIPLFETAFTRCTVTLILSYFWLRRSGQPIFGPTHVRSLLVSRALMGYLSLLSFVYCIQRLPLSQAVILSFTTPIMASIMARIILHEKLNIAEIGGLACSFIGVLFIFRPILAAQGGLPKAEEANNIYVGGSDHIYAVLVGLVSSISGGISYCLTRAGAKASDQPVITVFAFGMLGSPAAAICTFAFQDFVLPSFYSFFLMVILAVLAFFAEVFLARGLQLEKTSKATNIQYIEAALSQLWGLGSSKIAPSFGRLVGCFLIFASTCCTMYFGPDKEME; this is encoded by the exons ATGGCTTCTCTGGAGACCATCGATGGCGACGCTCCCGCGGTCGAGCTGATTGTCTGCGACGCATCATCATCCGATTCAGCAGCTAATAGTGTGGGTTCTGAAGAGATAGAACCTCTGTTGGCGGTCTCGGAGAAGCCCAAAATCAACATCTTCTCTGTTTCTTACTCGCGAAGAAAACCTAGG GAGCAAGTGACAAAATCAGCTGAAGATGCATCCTTCACACAATTTATTTTATGGGCATGGAGTGGATCCAGATGCTCAGGTCTTCTATGCATGGCCTTGTCATCTACTATATACTGTATCATGGAAGCTCTTTCAGACATCTTTTCTG CTCAGTCAATTCCATTATTCGAGACAGCATTTACAAGATGTACAGTTACCTTGATATTGTCATATTTTTGGTTGAGAAGAAGTGGGCAACCAATATTTGGTCCAACACATGTTAGGAGTCTTTTGGTTTCAAGAGCACTGATGGGATATCTTTCATTGTTGAGTTTTGTTTATTG taTTCAAAGGTTACCTTTGTCTCAGGCTGTTATTTTGAGCTTTACAACTCCAATAATGGCCTCAATCATGGCAAGAATCATTTTGCATGAGAAGTTGAATATTGCAGAAATCGGAG GTCTTGCTTGCAGTTTCATTGGTGTGCTCTTCATTTTCCGGCCAATACTCGCTGCACAAG GTGGGTTACCTAAGGCTGAGGAagcaaataatatatatgttgGTGGAAGCGACCATATTTATGCTGTTTTAGTTGGTTTAGTTTCATCCATAAGTGGTGGAATCAGCTACTGCCTTACAAGAGCTGGAGCAAAGGCTTCTGATCAACCTGT CATTACAGTTTTCGCATTTGGCATGCTAGGTAGCCCTGCTGCTGCAATATGTACATTTGCCTTCCAG GATTTTGTGCTACCaagtttttattcattttttctcatGGTTATACTTGCTGTACTGGCTTTCTTCGCTGAG GTGTTTTTAGCTCGAGGGCTTCAGCTTGAGAAAACCAGCAAAGCCACTAACATCCAGTACATTGAG GCTGCCCTATCACAACTATGGGGTCTTGGCTCATCAAAGATAGCTCCATCTTTTGGTAGACTTGTCGGGTGTTTTCTCATCTTCGCTTCAACATGTTGCACCATGTACTTTGGGCCCGACAAAGAGATGGAATGA